The genomic stretch ctatctatctatctatctatctatctatctatctatctatctatctatctatctatctatctatctatctatctatctatctatctatctatctatatacatatatatatataacaaatatattgttaatattttttgtttgatttgttCGTTTTTTAAGGGAAGTactttgcatttttatttttttttaatttttttttacatgtaccGGTAGGCTGGGTTGACTGTGACGATTCAGATTCTTATCACTGGGTGGCGTCACCTACCCATTGAACTAGTTCATTCACTCGGTTTGTTTAGTGCGCACTGGTTAATGTCCCAGCGAATCGTTTCATTTCCCAACAACGATAATAGCTTCACATAACCTCTTGTCACCTGAATAAAGGTGAGGCAAACAgaaggtttgtttgtgaatTTTCATTTACACACATTTTCAGTGTATCATTTCTAATGAACTGTGAGGCATTGAAAAGATGGAGAATAATCCGATTTTGAGATAGCAGTGGTGCTTTCTTTTTAGTGTGAAAAGCATCTGCTTATCTTTCCTCGTGAGAGCTCTTTCGCTGCCATCTGTGCCTAGATTACAGTCTGATAATCTTATCGTTTCCATCTTTATTAACCCTTTCCTATTCGATGGATAGACAAAAGGCCCCTGGCGGTGCCATGATTTCAAATAACAATGGTTTTAACGGCATAAATCAGCCCCTTATATTTTTCAACTTGGCTGAGCAGCAGGTTCAAATAAATGtgtttatttactgtatatgtgaATATTGTATCAAAAATAGATAATaaaagagagaaagagagataaTTGCACGTGGTTTTAACATGTCTGAATGCAATATTTTAACGGTAAAATATTGTTAGTTTAGTTTTCTTTGTAAAAGCGTTTAATTCGTCATTGTGTGAGTATCacggctatttttatttatgtattgggAGGATATTTAAATTATGTGATGAAAGTCAattattgtaaatttgaaggCGCGCTATAGTTTTATTGTGACTGACTGCATGGGTTGGCAGAGCAATGTTGGGTTTCGAATGAACTGGAAAATGAAACAGGGCCCCATTTTTCTGTCATTGATCTCCCACTGACTGCTTGATGTACCATTGAGATGCCAGCAAGGATTTATTGTATTAACACCATGTTTCATCTATAGCAATTATTTGaaagttcattttttaaaattaaaaaaatgcacacGATTAAATGGGAACAATTCAAGGGTGATATTTGAACATTTGAAGTGCATCTACTGTATGTACCCTTTCAACTTTGAAGACATACTGTCACAATTGTGAATCACCTCGCGTTGAAAACCTTTTAAAAAATCACAATCTTTTCCTCGCTGAGAAAATGAGAAGCAAGGTGCATTTGGTGCCTTTCAAATGACAACATGCTCATATTTCACTCTTACAACCCTACATCTCCATAAAATATTACAGCACTCACGGTGATGACTGGAGGCCGACGCCCCCCAAACCACACATACTTCCCCTCTCCCTGTTTAATAACACTGTCTCCCAAACAAGCATTATGAAACTTATGTAAAACTCTGTAATTTACAGAATAATGACCACGTAGTGCGTGTGTTTTTGCTCGTTTGTTTTATATTCCAAATCAGAGTCAAAGTGGAACTAATCATGACAAAAGCATCAGGTTTGAAATGTAGTAAGtaaaattgaatatttaatgaagggctttttttttttttttttttttttaaatctaatttgtttttaatgtgaTATTAATATGATTGAACGAAGTTGGACGTAAATCACATGCAAAATTGGACATTTTGCATCTCATTTTAATTTAGTGAAAATCAACTAggaatattattattttgtgcTCTCTCatatttaccaattttatttcaCATCAGCAGCGTTCAGTAATTGAATTGTATTTCTTTGTGATAACCATCACGTCTCCAAGCTGTCATCTCTATATATGCCACAATTTGAACAAGTTTTTTTGTTGCCAAATCAGGAAATTTTCGATAATTTTCTCATAATCAGCTACTtcagctggcaaaaaaaaagttttcaaccCACAGGTTTGATAGATGAATCCCTCTTTATACTAGCTTCGGAATTTGCGTGAGAGAGACGcaagtaacaataataaagacgaCTGGTAGttttaaatgataatggcaTATACCAGCCTACTTTTTAATGTGATGGCCTGAGTTAGACGTCTCTAATAAATCCACGGAGTCCTTTTAAGCGAGGAGCTTCTCGTCCAAGTCAActggagttgttttttttcccgacaGAAGCCCGCGTGAAGCAGCGGACTTTGGCGTCTCATCCAATAGGAGCTCAGAAACCGTCGGGTTCCGTCCAATCAGTGCGCAGCGGTCCTCCAATTCATCCAATGGGAGCGTCGCGCGTGCAGACGGCTGCGCTGTTATCAGAGCCTCCCTCTTCGCTGGCAACACACCGCCAAGAGTTCCATCAAAAGCGGCCAGAACATCACAAGAACGTCCGACTTCCTGTCACTTGGCCCGGAGCCCATCCAGCCATCCTACCGCTGAGCAAGCAAGGACATTCGGGAAGAAGTTGGCTCCTTCCCGCACCGGGATAGTCGGGGGAGCGCTCCGGAAGAGTCCATCTTGAActttgctttttatttttggCTTCTTCCTTTCGATTCCCAGCGAGAGTGTCGGTTCATGTTGACAAATGTTAGCTGTGGGGCAGATGGAGGCTAACCGGCAGAGTGCTTTCGTCCTGGGCAGCACCCCGCTGGCGGCGTTGCACAACATGACCGAGATGAAGACGTCCCTTTTCCCGTACTCGCTGCAGCAGAGTCCGGCTGCGGCTGCGGCAgctgcggcggcggcggcgagcTTCAAGGCGCCGTCGCTGTCCAGCCTCAACTCGCAGATGTCCACTGGAGCCACCCCGCATGGAATAAGCGACATTCTTGGGAGACCCATCACCACCGCCGGCCAGTTGCTCTCCGCCGGCTTCCCCAGGATCAACGGCATCAACGGGCTGGCTAGCACTGCCGCCGCCGCAGCAGCTGCCGGGATGTACTTCGGGCCGGCCGTGTCCCGCTACCCGAAACCGCTGGCAGAGCTCCCCGGGAGGGCGCCCATCTTTTGGCCCGGCGTCATGCAGGGATCTCCTTGGAGGGACCCGCGCGTGCCTTGCCCCTGTAAGAAGCTTTTAAATTATTTCTTTGTGAAATATTTATCAGTCGCGTTCATATGATTAAGACTCACAAAGTGCATGATAGCtctaaaaataattcaaaaatatAATAAGAAACTGTACAATTTACGTCATTTTCGGAAGAGTCAAACTCATTAGTTGGTTTCCTTCAGAGGGTCGTTAATAATCGAAAATTAACAAATCACATTATGGTTACACATACACAATTGACcatgtattttattattatgactAACTTGTATTAAACAAAGTTTAAGTCATGATAAATTATGGCAAGCAAATAGTGTGTTGTTATTGTCCAATTATATTTCTTTAAAAAGGGCTTtgctgtaaataaatgcttgtaaaacaggCTAAAGTGAAAAAGCAAATTTATGTACATATTTTCTGCCAAATGAAAAACGCAATTG from Corythoichthys intestinalis isolate RoL2023-P3 chromosome 10, ASM3026506v1, whole genome shotgun sequence encodes the following:
- the nkx6.2 gene encoding homeobox protein Nkx-6.2; the encoded protein is MLAVGQMEANRQSAFVLGSTPLAALHNMTEMKTSLFPYSLQQSPAAAAAAAAAAASFKAPSLSSLNSQMSTGATPHGISDILGRPITTAGQLLSAGFPRINGINGLASTAAAAAAAGMYFGPAVSRYPKPLAELPGRAPIFWPGVMQGSPWRDPRVPCPSQSSLMMDKDGKKKHSRPTFSGQQIFALEKTFEQTKYLAGPERARLAYSLGMTESQVKVWFQNRRTKWRKRHAAEMATAKKKHDSETEKMKESSDNDEDDEYNKPLDPNSDDEKITRLLKKHKSNGGGGNLALISPCSNSSDTL